In the genome of candidate division WOR-3 bacterium, one region contains:
- the selB gene encoding selenocysteine-specific translation elongation factor: MHVVVGTAGHIDHGKSALVKALTGTDPDRLKEEKERGMTTDLGFAFLGTEITVIDVPGHERFVRHMLAGASTIDLVLLVVAADDGVMPQTREHFEICRLMGIRKGMVAINKADLVDDEWIEMVKLDVGEMVKGSFLEGAQMMSVSAITGQGVPELRQAIVDLAKKVEAKTDRGVFRMPVDRNFSMKGFGTVVAGTVLSGHVHVGDTLDLLPQKRDVRVRGIQRHNQMLETLGLGERAALNLQGVEREAVVRGNVLATPGYYTPTMNFNATFYLLRSVEKPLRNLARLKLHIGTAEVMCRVALLDTKEVAPGQEALVQVRAEEPVVCDWNDHYVIRTFAPQQTIGGGIVLEAHPSKERRFDEDLVKRLRALRTGEAGSVLEQYLLKHRFDAKTLAQGAKDLALADADAGEMLGLLVTTNRAQRLEFEGKEFLVHEKMVAEARAATLATLEQFHKENPLRLGLKRPELRSKAAPGFSAPLFEAVLAALLSEKQVVMEDDRVRLATHQIKLGPALQKEYSRIDKLFQEMGFSPPSFEEALAGVEKKLGQQVRVALLESGRLVDVGESVVLHRDAVALAEQKVRALFARKPELTASEIRQELGTTRKYLIPLLNYLDSRGITQRRGEVRVLRQKPA, from the coding sequence ATGCACGTTGTGGTCGGCACGGCCGGACACATCGACCACGGCAAGTCGGCGCTGGTCAAGGCGCTGACAGGTACTGACCCGGACCGCCTGAAGGAGGAGAAAGAGCGCGGGATGACCACAGACCTGGGTTTCGCGTTTCTCGGGACCGAGATCACGGTGATCGATGTGCCCGGGCACGAGCGCTTCGTCCGGCACATGCTTGCCGGAGCGAGTACCATCGACCTCGTGCTGCTGGTGGTGGCGGCAGACGATGGCGTGATGCCCCAGACCCGCGAGCACTTTGAGATCTGCCGGCTGATGGGCATCAGGAAAGGTATGGTCGCCATCAACAAGGCTGACCTGGTCGACGACGAGTGGATCGAAATGGTGAAGCTGGACGTGGGCGAGATGGTCAAGGGCTCTTTCCTCGAGGGGGCGCAGATGATGTCTGTCTCCGCCATCACCGGGCAGGGCGTGCCTGAGCTGCGGCAGGCAATTGTCGACCTGGCGAAGAAGGTGGAAGCCAAGACGGACCGGGGTGTGTTCCGAATGCCGGTGGACCGGAACTTCTCCATGAAGGGGTTCGGTACGGTCGTCGCAGGCACGGTCCTGTCGGGGCACGTCCACGTCGGCGACACGCTGGATCTGCTTCCTCAGAAGCGAGACGTGCGGGTCAGAGGCATCCAGAGGCACAACCAGATGCTCGAAACGCTGGGGCTGGGCGAGCGGGCGGCGCTCAACCTCCAGGGCGTCGAGCGAGAAGCCGTCGTCCGTGGCAACGTGCTTGCGACTCCCGGCTACTACACGCCAACCATGAACTTCAACGCGACTTTCTACCTGCTCCGTTCGGTCGAGAAGCCGCTCCGGAATCTGGCCAGGCTGAAGCTCCACATCGGCACTGCCGAAGTGATGTGCCGGGTGGCGTTGCTCGATACCAAGGAAGTGGCCCCTGGCCAGGAGGCGCTGGTGCAGGTCCGCGCCGAGGAGCCGGTCGTGTGTGACTGGAACGACCACTACGTCATCCGGACGTTCGCGCCCCAGCAGACCATCGGTGGAGGCATCGTGCTTGAAGCCCATCCCTCCAAAGAACGGCGGTTCGACGAGGACCTGGTCAAACGGCTGAGGGCGCTCCGTACCGGCGAGGCGGGCAGCGTGCTCGAGCAATATCTGCTCAAACACCGATTCGACGCCAAGACACTCGCCCAGGGGGCCAAGGACCTGGCCCTGGCTGACGCGGACGCGGGAGAGATGCTAGGTCTGCTCGTGACAACCAACCGGGCGCAGAGGCTTGAGTTTGAGGGCAAGGAGTTTCTTGTCCACGAGAAGATGGTCGCGGAAGCACGCGCCGCAACTCTTGCGACACTCGAGCAGTTCCACAAAGAGAACCCACTTCGCCTCGGACTGAAGCGCCCCGAGCTTCGCTCCAAGGCGGCCCCGGGCTTCTCTGCTCCTCTGTTTGAGGCCGTGCTGGCGGCGTTGTTGAGCGAGAAGCAGGTCGTGATGGAAGATGATCGGGTCCGGCTGGCGACCCACCAGATCAAACTGGGCCCGGCGCTACAGAAGGAGTACAGCCGCATCGACAAGCTGTTCCAGGAAATGGGTTTCTCGCCCCCGAGTTTCGAAGAGGCGCTGGCCGGGGTGGAGAAGAAGCTGGGGCAGCAGGTGCGGGTTGCCCTGCTCGAGTCCGGTCGCCTGGTCGACGTGGGTGAGTCGGTCGTGTTACACCGTGACGCAGTGGCACTGGCCGAGCAGAAGGTCCGGGCGCTCTTCGCCCGCAAGCCCGAGCTGACCGCCTCTGAAATCAGGCAGGAACTGGGTACGACCCGGAAGTACCTCATCCCTTTGCTCAACTACCTCGACTCTCGCGGCATCACTCAGCGTAGAGGC